The Enterobacter huaxiensis sequence GATGTGCGGAATTGGCTGGCCGTTGGCGAAGGCCAGCATGTTCTCGTTGGTGTTGATCAGCAGAAACGGCTCCAGCACCACGCTGTTGACGACTGACTGATGAATACCGAGCGTGAACAAGAAGTTACCGAAGCTGTAGATGAAAATCGTGCCCGGCAGGCTGGTGTTGATCAGCCGCAGCGGCTGCTGGATAAAGGTCGTAATAAGGTGGATCAGATCCGTATGCAGCACGTTCGCCAGCAGTGCTGCCAGCACCGCGAAGAGAGAGAGCGTGAGGATAGTTGGGATCAGCGCGGTAAAGGACTGACTCACCGCCGGAGGCACGTTCTCCCCGAGCGAAATGTGCAGCGCCCTGAGCCGCGAAATGGCGATAAACAGCTCCGTCGAGAGCAGGCCAATCAGCACTCCGGCAAAAATCCCGGTGGAGCCGATATTGGCAAACGTCAGCACCTGCGTCACGTTCACCGTCGTCTCACTGCCGACGGGCGTCAGCTGCAGGCGCATCGGCATCATGATAATAAAGCTGCTGACGGCAATAACCACTGCCGAGACCGGATTGTTGAAGTCTTTGTTGCGCGCCAGCGACCAGGCAATCATCGGGGCCAGCAGCAGCGCGGCGATATTCAGCGTGCCGTTGATGATCGCCTCGCCCCAGGCCTTAAACTGCGTCAGCGTGTCACCTTCCAGCACCCACGGAAACACCACGTTATTGACCAGTACCGCCAGGCCGGCGAGGATGAAAATCGGCATCACCGTGGCAAACGCGTCGCGCAGGGAGCGCAGGTGCACCTGGTTAGCCAGGCGCGCCGAGAACTCGACAAATTTATCAACAAAGGACTGCATGTTCGGTGTTATTTTTGCTTCAGACATAGCGGATAGTTCCCATCAATCAGTCACAAAAACGGCCCGGCAGCGTACGGCTTACATCTCGCGTCCGTTGGTATGAATAGCCTGTTTTAACCACGCGTAGCTTTTCTTCGGCACGCGCTTCAGGTCTTTCAGGTCGTGGTTCTCACGGTTGACATAGACCACGCCGTAGCGCTTGCGCATGTCGCCCTGCGAGCTGAGAATGTCGATCAGGCCCCAGCCGAGATAGCCGATGACCTCAGCGCCGTCCTCAAATATGGCCGCTTTCATCGCCTCGATATGCGCCCGGTGGTAGTCGATGCGGTAGGTGTCCTCTATCGGGTTAACGCCGTCCCAGGACTCAATCACTCCAATGCCGTTTTCGATAGGGAATACCGGCAGACGCCAGTCGTTGGCATAGCGGGTGATGATGGTGCGGAAACCCAGCGGGTCAATCTGCCAGTTCCATTCGGTGGCCTTCAGGAATGGGTTGTTTTTCTCGCCGTGCAGCAGGTAATAGTTAACCGGAGTGCTTTCGGGAATCGCATCGCTGTCCAGCGTTTTGCTGGCGTAGTAGCTGAAGGCCATGTAGTCGTTTTTGGTACGCGCGAGAAGCGCTAAATC is a genomic window containing:
- a CDS encoding PTS sugar transporter subunit IIC, coding for MSEAKITPNMQSFVDKFVEFSARLANQVHLRSLRDAFATVMPIFILAGLAVLVNNVVFPWVLEGDTLTQFKAWGEAIINGTLNIAALLLAPMIAWSLARNKDFNNPVSAVVIAVSSFIIMMPMRLQLTPVGSETTVNVTQVLTFANIGSTGIFAGVLIGLLSTELFIAISRLRALHISLGENVPPAVSQSFTALIPTILTLSLFAVLAALLANVLHTDLIHLITTFIQQPLRLINTSLPGTIFIYSFGNFLFTLGIHQSVVNSVVLEPFLLINTNENMLAFANGQPIPHIINNIFVPTFGMVGGTGSTISLLIAIFLFSRQKSAKQVARLSLAPGLFNINEPVIFGLPIVFNLPLMIPFVLLPAIGIYFAWLCTTLGLMSRCVVMIPWTTPPILSAWLATAGDWRAVVVQLAIIVFGVFFYLPFLKIAERVALKNSGIEN